A region from the Streptomyces lydicus genome encodes:
- the cobT gene encoding nicotinate-nucleotide--dimethylbenzimidazole phosphoribosyltransferase: MTDTGQVPGEGQPENAGGHPGQPQPAAAPSPADAGPTELPGMAPPPGTYPYVDQADGVAEDDDLLLMPGAQGAWSEQPAAQPLPQPQETHQGPQGTPYDPAAQGATGFEPMPAPAGDHESGGRDSGSVDLGAVRIPQPAAPQQSRAAAPATPPRRPLHMGPPVPDATGGVVRSLADRGPADAPAQPAARHAGPPTGGPEYFDAPAGAPETAMGEVPSPQTGLPYAEQPLGEAAAPEPGLAAASYAGQPYGEQPYGEQSYGGQAYGGQLSAEQTYGAAGQGPLPGPQLGEIPSQAPSWNEAAAQAAASVPLAETVAPEASVAPEALVAPVAEPAPAVPQDTAPGGQPQPMPLPAEDTATPADGAAVAEDAVEAAEAADVVDVVQEAPEALDVQAGAETAAQAQPQEAAAEALPDAAVTGEDGTAAPGAPAPEAAVPNVPAADLPAPDPSAPDEAAAAAQQPGTAAAEDVQQPADQDSPAEAEAGTGAEPELPAQPVGAPDLVADEAVAQAGEPVAAQPLADVTADPAPAPQDEQSADQEQPAGGPGEAPAEAVDAAPAEAAPAEAVPADASGTDAPDVPVAESATASDAPLEQTVIEPPEAQEPAAGEPQSGAPVDDAAGQQTAEAPAPQDAPQDAPQAAPQDADTTVEEQPEAAGPDAPDRPGEPDASAAEATPDTGPATDGPTDEPAETTGAADTAGPDEAAGTDEPAGTADTAEPAGTDETAPTAETFEPADADGPQVPGDPSDAPLLTVHIPAQASGEPSTTDTPAPAPAPQAKAEEPPAAGSAPDSTPAADAPADETPQQQDDEMPQQQDAAELVQLGDDLPHTAAEQSAEAPDGSVAESTEAPDAAGLPSPAAGYDDDERAAVHRVMRERRDIRNGFRGDPIPNEVLLRVLEAAHTAPSVGHSQPWDFVVIRSDETREKMHRLAAAQREAYAKSLPKARAKQFRELKIEAILETPVNIVVTADSTRGGRHTLGRHTQPQMAPYSSALAVENLWLAARAEGLGVGWVSFFDEREMVRELGLPEHLEVVAYLCIGYVDEFPQEPELLQAGWSKRRPLSWVVHEETYGRRALPGESPHDLLQETLQGIRPLDAKALGEAWERQKRMTKPAGALGMLEIISAQLSGLSRKCPPPIPEPAAVAIFAGDHGVHAQGVTPWPQEVTGQMVANFLGGGAVCNAFANQVGAEVCVVDVGVASDLPATPGLLPRKVRAGTDDFTAGPAMSQEDVLKAIEVGIDTARDLVAAGNKALLTGEMGIANTTTSAALISVYTGVDPVEVTGRGTGINDETHARKVDVVRRALELHQPDPADPIGVLAAVGGLEHAALVGLILGGASLRTPVILDGVSAGAAALVARAIAPEALAACIAGHRSAEPGHVAALNKLGLRPLVDLDLRLGEGTGALLALPVVQSAARAMHEVATFDSAGVTEKS; this comes from the coding sequence ATGACCGACACCGGCCAGGTCCCGGGCGAGGGGCAGCCGGAGAACGCAGGCGGACATCCCGGGCAGCCGCAGCCGGCGGCCGCTCCCTCCCCTGCCGACGCCGGACCGACGGAGCTGCCGGGCATGGCGCCCCCTCCCGGCACCTACCCCTACGTCGACCAGGCCGACGGCGTCGCCGAGGACGACGATCTGCTGCTGATGCCGGGTGCCCAGGGCGCCTGGAGCGAGCAGCCGGCGGCCCAGCCGCTCCCGCAGCCGCAGGAGACCCACCAGGGTCCGCAGGGCACGCCGTACGACCCGGCCGCCCAGGGGGCCACCGGTTTCGAGCCGATGCCCGCCCCGGCCGGTGACCACGAGAGCGGCGGCCGGGATTCCGGTTCGGTCGACCTCGGCGCCGTCCGTATCCCGCAGCCCGCGGCACCGCAGCAGTCCCGTGCCGCGGCGCCCGCCACGCCCCCGCGCCGTCCGCTGCACATGGGCCCGCCCGTTCCCGACGCGACCGGCGGAGTGGTCCGTTCGCTCGCCGACCGCGGACCGGCCGACGCGCCCGCGCAGCCCGCCGCCCGGCACGCCGGACCGCCCACCGGCGGACCCGAATACTTCGACGCTCCGGCCGGGGCACCCGAGACCGCGATGGGCGAAGTGCCGTCGCCCCAGACGGGTCTGCCGTACGCCGAGCAGCCCTTGGGAGAGGCGGCTGCACCGGAGCCGGGCCTTGCGGCGGCGTCCTACGCCGGACAGCCGTACGGCGAGCAGCCCTACGGTGAACAGTCCTACGGCGGGCAGGCCTACGGTGGGCAGCTGTCCGCCGAGCAGACCTATGGGGCCGCGGGCCAGGGCCCGTTGCCCGGCCCGCAGCTCGGCGAGATCCCGTCGCAGGCGCCGTCCTGGAACGAGGCCGCGGCCCAGGCCGCGGCGTCGGTCCCCCTTGCAGAAACGGTCGCCCCCGAGGCATCCGTCGCCCCCGAGGCACTCGTCGCACCCGTCGCCGAGCCCGCGCCTGCCGTCCCGCAGGACACGGCGCCCGGCGGACAGCCGCAGCCGATGCCGCTGCCGGCCGAGGACACAGCCACGCCTGCTGACGGCGCGGCCGTCGCTGAGGACGCCGTCGAAGCTGCCGAAGCCGCCGATGTGGTGGATGTGGTGCAGGAGGCGCCGGAGGCGCTGGACGTGCAGGCCGGGGCCGAGACGGCGGCGCAGGCGCAACCGCAGGAGGCGGCTGCGGAGGCGCTGCCGGATGCGGCCGTGACCGGTGAGGACGGAACGGCCGCGCCGGGTGCCCCCGCGCCGGAGGCCGCCGTACCGAACGTGCCCGCAGCGGATCTGCCCGCACCGGATCCGTCCGCACCGGACGAAGCCGCCGCGGCCGCCCAGCAGCCCGGGACGGCCGCCGCCGAGGACGTGCAGCAGCCCGCGGACCAGGACAGCCCCGCCGAGGCGGAAGCCGGAACCGGAGCCGAGCCCGAGCTGCCGGCGCAGCCCGTCGGGGCCCCGGACCTTGTTGCCGACGAAGCCGTCGCCCAGGCCGGAGAGCCCGTCGCCGCACAGCCGTTGGCCGATGTCACCGCCGACCCGGCTCCGGCACCGCAGGACGAGCAGAGCGCCGACCAGGAGCAGCCCGCCGGCGGGCCCGGGGAGGCTCCTGCGGAGGCGGTGGACGCCGCCCCCGCAGAGGCTGCCCCCGCAGAAGCCGTCCCCGCCGACGCCTCCGGTACCGACGCCCCCGACGTCCCCGTTGCCGAGTCCGCCACCGCGAGCGACGCGCCCCTGGAACAGACGGTCATAGAGCCGCCCGAGGCGCAGGAACCGGCCGCCGGAGAGCCGCAGTCCGGTGCCCCCGTGGACGACGCCGCCGGGCAGCAGACCGCGGAGGCGCCCGCACCTCAGGACGCACCGCAGGACGCACCGCAGGCCGCGCCACAGGACGCGGACACCACCGTCGAGGAGCAGCCCGAAGCGGCCGGTCCCGATGCCCCCGACCGTCCCGGCGAGCCGGACGCCTCGGCAGCCGAAGCGACCCCCGACACCGGCCCCGCCACCGACGGGCCGACCGACGAGCCGGCCGAAACCACCGGGGCCGCAGATACTGCCGGTCCCGACGAGGCTGCCGGGACCGACGAGCCCGCCGGGACCGCAGACACTGCCGAGCCCGCCGGGACCGACGAAACCGCCCCGACCGCAGAGACCTTCGAGCCCGCGGACGCCGACGGACCCCAGGTCCCCGGCGACCCCTCCGACGCCCCCCTCCTCACCGTCCACATCCCGGCCCAGGCCTCCGGCGAGCCGTCCACCACGGACACCCCGGCGCCGGCCCCGGCTCCGCAGGCCAAGGCCGAAGAGCCCCCGGCGGCCGGATCCGCGCCGGACAGCACCCCCGCTGCCGACGCCCCCGCCGACGAGACGCCCCAGCAGCAGGACGACGAGATGCCCCAGCAGCAGGACGCCGCCGAACTCGTCCAGCTCGGCGACGACCTGCCGCACACCGCGGCTGAGCAGTCCGCCGAGGCGCCCGACGGCTCCGTCGCCGAGTCCACCGAGGCACCCGACGCGGCCGGTCTGCCGTCCCCGGCCGCCGGGTACGACGACGACGAGCGCGCCGCCGTGCACCGTGTGATGCGCGAACGCCGCGACATCCGCAACGGCTTCCGCGGCGACCCGATCCCCAACGAGGTGCTGCTGCGCGTCCTGGAGGCGGCCCACACCGCCCCCAGCGTCGGCCACTCCCAGCCCTGGGACTTCGTCGTCATCCGCTCGGACGAGACCCGCGAGAAGATGCACCGGCTCGCGGCGGCGCAGCGCGAGGCCTACGCCAAGTCGCTGCCCAAGGCGCGCGCCAAGCAGTTCCGCGAGCTGAAGATCGAGGCCATCCTCGAAACGCCGGTGAACATCGTCGTCACCGCCGACTCCACCCGCGGCGGCCGGCACACCCTCGGCCGGCACACCCAGCCGCAGATGGCCCCGTACTCCTCCGCGCTCGCCGTCGAGAACCTCTGGCTCGCCGCCCGCGCCGAGGGCCTGGGCGTCGGCTGGGTGAGCTTCTTCGACGAGCGCGAGATGGTCCGCGAACTGGGCCTGCCCGAGCACCTCGAAGTCGTCGCCTACCTGTGCATCGGCTACGTCGACGAGTTCCCGCAGGAGCCCGAGCTGCTGCAGGCCGGCTGGTCCAAGCGGCGCCCGCTGTCCTGGGTCGTCCACGAGGAGACCTACGGCCGCCGCGCGCTGCCCGGCGAGAGCCCGCACGACCTCCTCCAGGAGACCCTGCAGGGCATCCGCCCGCTGGACGCCAAGGCGCTCGGCGAGGCCTGGGAGCGGCAGAAGCGGATGACCAAGCCCGCCGGGGCGCTGGGCATGCTGGAGATCATCTCCGCGCAGCTGTCCGGACTCTCCCGCAAGTGCCCGCCGCCCATCCCGGAGCCCGCCGCCGTAGCGATCTTCGCCGGTGACCACGGCGTGCACGCCCAGGGCGTGACCCCCTGGCCCCAGGAGGTCACCGGCCAGATGGTCGCCAACTTCCTGGGCGGCGGCGCGGTCTGCAACGCCTTCGCCAACCAGGTCGGCGCCGAGGTCTGTGTCGTGGACGTCGGTGTCGCGAGCGACCTGCCCGCCACCCCGGGCCTGCTGCCCCGCAAGGTCCGCGCCGGCACCGACGACTTCACGGCCGGCCCGGCGATGAGCCAGGAGGACGTGCTCAAGGCGATCGAGGTCGGTATCGACACCGCCCGTGACCTGGTCGCGGCCGGCAACAAGGCGCTGCTCACGGGCGAGATGGGCATCGCCAACACCACCACCTCCGCCGCGCTGATCTCCGTCTACACCGGCGTCGACCCGGTCGAGGTCACCGGCCGCGGCACCGGCATCAACGACGAGACGCACGCCCGCAAGGTCGATGTCGTCCGCCGCGCCCTGGAGCTCCACCAGCCCGACCCGGCCGACCCCATCGGTGTCCTCGCCGCGGTCGGCGGCCTGGAGCACGCCGCCCTCGTCGGACTGATCCTTGGCGGCGCCTCGCTGCGTACGCCGGTGATCCTCGACGGGGTCAGCGCCGGCGCCGCCGCCCTGGTGGCCCGTGCCATCGCCCCCGAGGCGCTGGCGGCCTGCATCGCCGGACACCGCAGCGCCGAGCCGGGCCATGTCGCGGCCCTGAACAAGCTGGGTCTGCGCCCGCTGGTCGACCTCGATCTGCGCCTCGGCGAGGGCACCGGCGCCCTGCTCGCGCTGCCCGTGGTGCAGAGCGCCGCCCGCGCCATGCACGAGGTCGCCACCTTCGACTCCGCCGGAGTCACCGAGAAGAGCTGA
- the cobA gene encoding uroporphyrinogen-III C-methyltransferase — translation MADHAAEHAAYPVGLRLSGRRVVVLGAGQVAQRRLPSLVAAGADVLLISPSATPSVEAMADAGEIRWERRRYQGGDLDGAWYALISTDDPEANAAASQEAEDRRVWCVRSDDAEAATAWTPATGRSEGVTVAVLTGRDPRRSAAVRDAIVEGLRDGSIAAPHHRRPHTPGVALVGGGPGDPDLITVRGRRLLAEADVVIADRLGPRDLLAELPPHVEVIDAAKIPYGRFMAQEAINNALIEHAKAGKAVVRLKGGDPFVFGRGMEEAQALAEAGIPCTVVPGISSTISVPGAAGIPVTHRGVAHEFTVVSGHVAPDDERSLVDWPSLAKLRGTLVVLMGVENSGAIAAKLIEHGRPADTPAAVIQEGTTAAQRRVDATLATLGDTVRAEGVRPPAVIVVGDVVTVAPAPAPR, via the coding sequence ATGGCCGATCACGCCGCCGAACACGCCGCCTACCCCGTCGGACTGCGGCTGTCCGGCCGCCGGGTGGTCGTCCTGGGCGCCGGACAGGTCGCCCAGCGCCGGCTCCCTTCCCTGGTCGCCGCGGGTGCCGACGTGCTGCTGATCTCCCCGTCCGCGACCCCCTCCGTCGAGGCGATGGCCGACGCCGGCGAGATCCGCTGGGAGCGCCGCCGCTACCAGGGCGGCGACCTCGACGGCGCCTGGTACGCCCTGATCTCCACCGACGACCCGGAGGCCAACGCGGCCGCGTCCCAGGAGGCCGAGGACCGCCGGGTGTGGTGCGTACGCTCCGACGACGCCGAGGCGGCCACCGCCTGGACCCCGGCCACCGGCCGCAGTGAGGGCGTCACCGTCGCCGTGCTCACCGGCCGCGACCCGCGCCGCTCCGCCGCCGTACGCGACGCGATCGTCGAGGGTCTGCGCGACGGCAGCATCGCCGCCCCGCACCACCGCCGCCCGCACACCCCGGGCGTGGCGCTGGTCGGCGGCGGCCCCGGCGACCCCGACCTGATCACCGTCCGCGGCCGCCGGCTGCTCGCCGAGGCCGACGTCGTGATCGCCGACCGGCTCGGCCCCCGCGATCTGCTCGCCGAACTCCCGCCGCACGTCGAGGTCATCGACGCGGCGAAGATCCCCTACGGCCGGTTCATGGCCCAGGAGGCCATCAACAACGCGCTGATCGAGCACGCCAAGGCCGGCAAGGCCGTGGTCCGGCTCAAGGGCGGCGACCCGTTCGTCTTCGGCCGCGGCATGGAGGAGGCCCAGGCGCTCGCCGAGGCCGGTATCCCCTGCACCGTCGTCCCCGGGATCTCCAGCACCATCTCGGTGCCCGGCGCCGCCGGCATCCCGGTCACCCACCGCGGGGTCGCCCATGAATTCACCGTGGTCAGCGGCCATGTGGCCCCCGACGACGAGCGCTCGCTCGTGGACTGGCCCTCGCTCGCCAAGCTGCGCGGCACCCTCGTGGTCCTGATGGGCGTGGAGAACAGCGGCGCCATCGCCGCCAAGCTCATCGAGCACGGCCGGCCCGCCGACACCCCGGCCGCCGTCATCCAGGAAGGCACCACCGCCGCCCAGCGCCGGGTCGACGCCACGCTCGCCACGCTCGGCGACACCGTACGGGCCGAGGGCGTCCGTCCTCCGGCGGTCATCGTCGTCGGCGACGTCGTCACCGTCGCCCCCGCACCTGCCCCCAGGTAG
- a CDS encoding TrmH family RNA methyltransferase translates to MAEIITVDDPDDPRLADYTGLTDVELRRRREPAEGLFIAEGEKVIRRARQAGYEMRSMLLSAKWVDVMRDVIDEVPAPVYAVSPDLAERVTGYHVHRGALASMQRKPLPDATELLAGARRIVVMEAVNDHTNIGAIFRSAAALGMDAVLLSPDCADPLYRRSVKVSMGAVFSVPYARLESWPRDLAAVREAGFTLLALTPAEKATGIDEVAPHTLERAALMLGAEGGGLSTGALRAADEWVRIPMAHGVDSLNVGAAAAVAFYAVATGRPA, encoded by the coding sequence GTGGCAGAAATCATCACCGTCGACGATCCGGACGACCCCCGGCTGGCCGACTACACCGGTCTGACCGACGTCGAGCTGCGGCGCCGGCGCGAGCCCGCTGAAGGGCTCTTCATCGCCGAGGGCGAGAAGGTCATCCGGCGCGCCCGGCAGGCCGGTTACGAGATGCGGTCCATGCTGCTCTCCGCCAAGTGGGTCGATGTGATGCGCGATGTGATCGACGAGGTCCCGGCGCCGGTCTACGCCGTCAGCCCGGACCTCGCCGAGCGGGTCACGGGCTACCACGTCCACCGCGGGGCGCTGGCCTCCATGCAGCGCAAACCGCTGCCGGACGCCACCGAACTCCTCGCCGGGGCCCGGCGCATCGTCGTCATGGAAGCGGTCAACGACCACACCAACATCGGCGCGATCTTCCGCAGCGCGGCGGCCCTCGGCATGGACGCGGTGCTGCTCTCCCCGGACTGCGCCGACCCGCTCTACCGCCGCTCGGTCAAGGTCTCCATGGGGGCGGTGTTCTCCGTGCCGTACGCCCGCCTGGAGAGCTGGCCCCGGGACCTGGCCGCCGTACGGGAAGCGGGCTTCACCCTGCTCGCCCTCACCCCGGCCGAGAAGGCCACCGGCATCGACGAAGTCGCCCCGCACACCCTGGAGCGCGCCGCCCTGATGCTGGGTGCGGAGGGCGGCGGTCTGAGCACCGGTGCCCTGCGGGCTGCCGACGAATGGGTCCGCATCCCGATGGCGCACGGCGTGGACTCGCTCAACGTCGGAGCGGCCGCCGCGGTGGCCTTCTACGCGGTGGCGACGGGGCGGCCCGCTTAA
- a CDS encoding SDR family oxidoreductase, with the protein MNGRTALVTGANKGIGQHIARLLAAEGVTVYVGSRDPERGQRAVEEIGSGARPLVLDVTDPGGIARAAAQVDRLDMLVNNAGISPSLAPPADTGVEEFRRTYETNVFGVVAVTNAFLPALRRSPYPRIVNVSSGTASLTWSTSPNPQFPPGSGGAAAYRSSKAALNALTVFYAQTLAEDGFKVNALAPGLRATDLNSRTAAGGDPAEAAQGAVRLALLPDDGPTGGFFSWDGTPVPW; encoded by the coding sequence ATGAATGGACGCACAGCTCTGGTCACCGGTGCCAACAAGGGCATCGGCCAGCATATCGCCCGGCTGCTCGCCGCCGAGGGCGTCACCGTGTACGTGGGCTCCCGCGACCCTGAACGCGGGCAGCGGGCCGTCGAGGAGATCGGCTCCGGGGCCCGTCCCCTGGTCCTGGACGTGACGGATCCCGGCGGCATCGCCCGGGCCGCGGCTCAGGTGGACCGCCTGGACATGCTGGTCAACAACGCCGGCATCTCACCGTCACTCGCCCCGCCGGCCGACACCGGCGTCGAGGAGTTCCGGCGCACCTACGAGACCAATGTGTTCGGGGTGGTGGCGGTGACCAATGCCTTCCTGCCCGCCCTGCGCCGGTCCCCGTATCCGCGGATCGTCAACGTCTCCAGTGGCACCGCGTCGCTGACCTGGAGCACCAGCCCCAACCCCCAGTTCCCCCCGGGAAGCGGGGGCGCCGCCGCCTACCGGTCGTCCAAGGCCGCCCTCAACGCCCTCACCGTCTTCTACGCCCAGACGCTGGCCGAGGACGGCTTCAAGGTCAACGCGCTCGCCCCCGGACTGCGGGCCACCGATCTCAACTCCCGGACCGCGGCCGGAGGCGACCCGGCCGAGGCCGCGCAAGGTGCCGTCCGCCTGGCCCTGCTGCCGGATGACGGCCCCACCGGTGGCTTCTTCTCCTGGGACGGAACGCCCGTGCCCTGGTGA
- a CDS encoding helix-turn-helix transcriptional regulator, with protein sequence MARQELAHYLRDRRAALRPHEIGLAATGTDRRTPGLRREEVAELAHMSVDYYTRLEQARGPRPSARILDGLARALRLTPAERSHLFRLAGTSAPPGISAVRRVRPHVARMLERLPETGAVVTDAAYDVIAWNPLARTLLSADPAGGTTNLARRRFLGRERRHESSGAEEFGHIVVARLRRAEDRYPHDPQLAALLAELHAGSAEFRQIWQTRPVHAPGHRTKTLDHPETGALRLNCDVLLVPEDDQEVVLITADPGSPSARTLRRLAARTT encoded by the coding sequence ATGGCGCGGCAGGAACTGGCCCACTACCTGCGGGACCGCCGGGCGGCCCTGCGTCCGCACGAGATCGGCCTGGCGGCGACGGGCACCGACCGCCGCACACCGGGTCTGCGCCGCGAAGAGGTGGCGGAGCTCGCGCACATGTCGGTCGACTACTACACGCGGCTGGAGCAGGCCCGGGGGCCGCGGCCGTCGGCCCGGATCCTGGACGGGCTTGCTCGCGCGCTGCGGCTCACACCGGCCGAGCGCAGCCACCTGTTCCGCCTGGCGGGTACGAGCGCGCCGCCCGGCATCAGCGCCGTGCGGCGGGTGCGCCCGCACGTGGCCCGGATGCTGGAGCGACTGCCGGAGACCGGTGCCGTCGTCACCGACGCCGCGTACGACGTCATCGCCTGGAACCCCCTGGCCCGGACACTGCTTAGCGCCGACCCCGCGGGCGGGACGACGAACCTGGCCCGACGCCGCTTCCTGGGCCGGGAGCGGAGGCACGAGAGCTCCGGGGCCGAGGAGTTCGGGCACATCGTGGTGGCGCGGCTGCGCCGGGCCGAGGACCGCTACCCGCACGACCCGCAGCTGGCCGCCCTGCTGGCCGAACTGCACGCCGGCAGTGCGGAGTTCCGGCAGATCTGGCAGACGCGTCCGGTCCACGCTCCCGGGCACCGCACCAAGACCCTGGACCATCCGGAGACCGGCGCGCTGCGCCTGAACTGCGACGTCCTGCTCGTGCCCGAGGACGACCAGGAGGTCGTCCTGATCACGGCCGACCCCGGATCACCCTCCGCGCGGACCCTGCGCAGGCTGGCCGCGCGGACGACCTGA